Proteins found in one Corynebacterium freneyi genomic segment:
- a CDS encoding DUF3043 domain-containing protein, whose translation MKTPWKKNESPAADDAGAAADAPSTDASDADRGHLPTTEDAAPASSGKGKGKGKAYTPKKGRPTPKRNEVERAQGTRRGPISPPKTRKEAREQRKLQKATMTKEELKAQKARERAERREQRRIADERMAAGDPKYLLPRDQGPERALVRDWVDSRRFFANIFLPFALVLLLVMFLGQAMPQVANVASIISMVMIVGLVVEAIIIGKRANKLIRERFPDSDAPGAGLGFYAYSRASQPRRLRTPRPQKNIGDEV comes from the coding sequence GTGAAGACGCCCTGGAAGAAGAACGAGTCCCCCGCCGCCGATGACGCCGGCGCCGCCGCCGACGCCCCGTCGACCGACGCGTCCGACGCCGATCGCGGCCACCTCCCCACCACCGAGGATGCCGCCCCGGCGTCGTCGGGCAAGGGCAAGGGCAAGGGCAAGGCGTACACGCCGAAGAAGGGCCGTCCGACTCCGAAACGCAACGAGGTCGAGCGTGCCCAGGGCACCCGCCGTGGCCCGATTTCCCCTCCGAAGACGCGCAAGGAGGCCCGCGAGCAGCGCAAGTTGCAGAAGGCCACCATGACCAAGGAGGAGTTGAAGGCGCAGAAGGCCCGCGAGCGTGCGGAGCGCCGGGAGCAGCGTCGCATCGCCGATGAGCGGATGGCGGCGGGCGACCCGAAGTACCTGTTGCCGCGCGATCAAGGCCCGGAGCGTGCGCTGGTACGTGATTGGGTGGACTCGCGTCGCTTCTTCGCGAACATTTTCCTGCCGTTCGCGCTGGTGCTGTTGCTGGTGATGTTCCTGGGCCAGGCGATGCCGCAGGTGGCGAATGTCGCGTCGATCATTTCGATGGTGATGATCGTCGGCTTGGTGGTGGAGGCGATCATCATCGGCAAGCGGGCGAACAAGCTGATCCGCGAGCGTTTCCCGGATTCCGATGCGCCGGGCGCCGGCCTGGGCTTCTACGCCTACTCGCGTGCGTCGCAGCCGCGTCGTCTGCGTACGCCGCGTCCGCAGAAGAACATCGGCGACGAGGTGTAG
- the cobT gene encoding nicotinate-nucleotide--dimethylbenzimidazole phosphoribosyltransferase: MTNNRFGTVVAPDEHVEQLARERHAQLTKPTGALGRLEDLGIWVSACQGQCPPKQLDDCRVVVFAGDHGVSAHGVSAYPTEVSIQMHANINAGGAGVNAVAGVAGASVTSVDVSLDHDADGPFRVRRSCGSIDREDAMTQEECDRAIEVGKKLADDAVDEGADLLIAGDLGIGNTTPAAVLIGAATGSEPVTVVGRGTGIDDEGWKRKTAAVRDAMFRVRRLRNDPVEVLRRVSSPDLTAMAAFLAQAAVRRTPVILDGVVTASAALMADQLAPGARAWWVAGHRSAEPAHSIALKHLGLEPLLEYGMRLGEGSGAVAALPVLKSAVAVLSEMATFGDAGVSNKDEAPKAASAADVPAPPEEDRPGHRDGGEQPSQRD, translated from the coding sequence ATGACCAACAATCGCTTCGGTACCGTCGTCGCCCCCGATGAGCATGTCGAGCAGCTCGCCCGCGAGCGCCATGCGCAGTTGACCAAGCCCACGGGTGCCCTCGGCCGCCTCGAGGACCTGGGAATCTGGGTTTCGGCATGTCAGGGCCAGTGCCCGCCGAAGCAGTTGGATGATTGCCGCGTCGTCGTCTTCGCCGGCGACCACGGGGTGTCGGCGCATGGGGTGTCGGCGTACCCGACCGAGGTGTCCATTCAGATGCACGCCAACATCAACGCCGGCGGTGCGGGCGTCAACGCCGTCGCGGGGGTCGCCGGGGCATCGGTGACGTCGGTGGACGTGTCGCTGGACCATGACGCCGACGGGCCTTTCCGCGTGCGCCGTTCGTGCGGGTCCATCGACCGCGAGGACGCGATGACGCAGGAGGAGTGCGACCGGGCCATCGAGGTGGGCAAGAAGCTTGCCGACGACGCGGTCGACGAAGGCGCCGATCTGCTCATCGCCGGCGACCTGGGCATCGGCAACACCACGCCGGCGGCCGTGCTCATCGGCGCGGCGACGGGTTCGGAGCCGGTCACGGTCGTCGGCCGCGGCACCGGCATCGACGACGAGGGCTGGAAGCGCAAGACCGCCGCCGTGCGCGACGCGATGTTCCGGGTTCGCCGGCTGCGCAACGATCCCGTCGAGGTGCTGCGCCGCGTCTCCTCCCCCGACCTCACGGCCATGGCCGCGTTTTTGGCGCAGGCGGCGGTGCGGCGCACGCCGGTGATCCTCGATGGGGTGGTCACGGCGTCGGCGGCGTTGATGGCCGATCAGCTCGCCCCGGGCGCCCGCGCGTGGTGGGTGGCCGGCCACCGCAGCGCCGAGCCGGCGCATTCGATTGCGCTGAAGCATCTTGGCCTGGAGCCGCTGCTGGAGTACGGCATGCGGCTCGGCGAAGGTTCGGGGGCGGTTGCGGCGCTGCCGGTCCTCAAGTCGGCCGTGGCGGTGTTGTCGGAGATGGCGACGTTTGGCGACGCCGGGGTGTCCAACAAGGACGAGGCCCCGAAGGCGGCCAGTGCAGCCGATGTTCCGGCGCCGCCGGAGGAGGATCGTCCGGGGCATCGCGATGGCGGCGAGCAGCCGTCTCAGCGGGACTGA
- a CDS encoding ISL3 family transposase: MQPTFNLVADTICRTAELGLTITDAADAGEFTVISARPIDSCDKCPGCGHTGRLRDHVVRRLTDLPVVGFPTRLQVRVPRFLCLNQSCTQRIYQGELACAERGRTVTRRVTRWILQRLAIDKMSISATAKALGLGWDLVNDLALDACRHLVYDDPGHLAGVRVLGVDEHVWKHTHRAGEPDSFVTVLVDITPVIDGAGPARLLDMVPGRSAAVLSDWLGQRGQGFRDRVEVVTMDGFAGYATATKQALPRAQAVMDPFHVVHLAADKLTVCRQRLQRMTTGRRGKKNDPLYKNRKTLLTRIDFLTDRQHRRLEQLWATDEDYVALEVTWSVYQQIIAAYQYPKKAEGKKLMQKVISTLRSSTMPKGLEEIKQLGNTLYRRQKDVLAYFDIGASNGPVEAINGRLEHLRGIALGFKNLGHYILRSLIHSGQLHTKINAL; this comes from the coding sequence ATGCAGCCTACGTTCAACCTCGTCGCCGACACCATTTGCCGCACCGCGGAGCTGGGATTAACGATCACCGATGCCGCGGATGCCGGCGAGTTCACGGTCATCAGTGCTCGTCCCATCGACTCCTGCGACAAGTGCCCGGGCTGCGGACACACAGGCCGGCTGCGTGATCACGTCGTGCGCCGGCTGACCGATCTTCCCGTCGTCGGCTTCCCCACCAGGTTGCAGGTACGCGTGCCGCGGTTCCTGTGCCTGAATCAGTCCTGTACCCAGCGGATCTACCAGGGCGAACTGGCCTGCGCCGAACGCGGGCGCACCGTCACTCGCCGGGTGACCCGCTGGATTCTGCAACGGTTGGCGATCGACAAAATGAGTATCTCCGCCACCGCCAAAGCCCTGGGCTTGGGCTGGGACCTGGTCAACGACCTCGCCCTGGATGCCTGCCGGCACCTGGTCTATGACGACCCCGGCCACCTTGCCGGGGTACGCGTGCTGGGCGTGGACGAGCACGTGTGGAAGCACACCCACCGGGCCGGTGAGCCGGACTCGTTCGTCACCGTGCTCGTCGACATCACCCCCGTCATCGACGGCGCCGGACCGGCCCGGTTGCTGGACATGGTCCCGGGTCGTAGCGCCGCGGTACTGAGCGATTGGCTCGGCCAGCGTGGGCAGGGCTTTCGCGACCGGGTCGAGGTTGTCACGATGGATGGGTTTGCCGGCTACGCCACCGCCACCAAACAGGCCCTGCCGCGGGCGCAGGCGGTGATGGATCCCTTTCACGTGGTGCACCTGGCCGCCGACAAGTTGACCGTGTGCCGGCAGCGCCTGCAGCGGATGACCACCGGGCGGCGGGGCAAGAAAAACGATCCGTTGTATAAGAACCGGAAAACCCTGTTGACCAGGATTGACTTCCTCACTGATCGACAGCATCGGCGACTCGAGCAACTGTGGGCCACCGACGAAGACTACGTGGCTTTGGAGGTGACGTGGTCGGTGTATCAGCAGATCATCGCCGCCTATCAGTACCCGAAGAAAGCCGAGGGCAAGAAGCTGATGCAGAAGGTGATCAGCACGCTGCGTTCATCGACGATGCCGAAGGGGTTAGAGGAGATTAAGCAGCTGGGAAACACGCTGTACCGGCGCCAGAAGGACGTGCTGGCGTATTTCGATATCGGCGCGTCCAACGGGCCCGTCGAGGCGATCAACGGGCGCCTGGAGCATCTGCGCGGCATCGCTCTGGGGTTCAAGAACCTCGGGCACTACATCTTGCGATCCTTGATCCACTCCGGACAGCTGCACACCAAGATCAACGCACTCTAA
- a CDS encoding bifunctional adenosylcobinamide kinase/adenosylcobinamide-phosphate guanylyltransferase produces the protein MRTLVLGGARSGKSAWAESLFDADVSGGATSRRVPVDYVATARPWPGADGFDSDFSARIAGHRERRPAHWRTVDDVDAVEALRRPSAPFVLVDDVGTWLTNVFDREQLWGSPRGSAAPWTDELVAAVRDWGGPGSGAGEMRSPTAADPAADGGEAGVVKQEPHLVIVTPEVGMGVIPEHRSGRLFRDEVGALNGRLADVCDRVVLVVAGLPLTLK, from the coding sequence GTGCGGACGCTCGTGCTGGGCGGGGCCCGTTCCGGCAAGTCCGCGTGGGCGGAGTCGCTTTTCGACGCCGATGTTTCCGGTGGGGCGACCTCGCGGCGAGTTCCGGTCGATTACGTGGCCACGGCGCGTCCGTGGCCGGGTGCCGACGGGTTCGATTCCGATTTTTCCGCCCGCATCGCCGGCCACCGGGAGCGTCGGCCGGCGCATTGGCGCACGGTGGACGACGTCGATGCCGTGGAGGCGTTGCGACGTCCGTCGGCGCCTTTCGTTTTGGTCGATGACGTGGGCACCTGGCTGACGAACGTGTTCGACCGGGAGCAGCTGTGGGGCTCCCCGCGCGGTTCGGCGGCGCCGTGGACCGATGAGCTGGTCGCCGCCGTGCGCGATTGGGGCGGACCCGGAAGCGGGGCAGGCGAGATGCGCTCCCCGACTGCCGCGGACCCTGCGGCCGATGGCGGGGAGGCGGGCGTCGTAAAGCAAGAGCCGCACCTGGTGATCGTGACTCCGGAGGTGGGGATGGGCGTCATTCCCGAACATCGGTCCGGGCGGCTGTTCCGCGATGAAGTCGGGGCGCTCAACGGGCGTTTGGCCGACGTGTGCGACCGGGTGGTGCTCGTCGTCGCGGGGCTGCCGCTGACGCTGAAGTAG
- the ctaF gene encoding aa3-type cytochrome oxidase subunit IV: MKSAAKLFYGLTVFLGVMTVVYIFGTMYLQDTGNIINENHGRLEWAGATGLVMATLLTLFLGVYFHFTEVRSDIAPADWEEAEVADGAGTLGFFSASSIWPFVMTMGILLLGYGIAFMAYWLIVLGAIILIWAATRLNTQYITPPEKH; the protein is encoded by the coding sequence ATGAAGTCCGCAGCAAAGCTGTTTTACGGCCTCACCGTGTTCCTGGGCGTTATGACCGTCGTGTACATCTTCGGCACGATGTACCTCCAGGACACCGGCAACATCATCAACGAGAACCACGGCCGCCTCGAGTGGGCCGGCGCCACCGGCCTGGTCATGGCCACCCTCCTGACCCTGTTCCTGGGCGTGTACTTCCACTTCACCGAGGTCCGCTCCGACATCGCCCCCGCCGACTGGGAGGAGGCCGAGGTCGCCGACGGTGCCGGCACCCTTGGTTTCTTCTCCGCCAGCTCCATCTGGCCGTTCGTGATGACCATGGGCATCCTGCTCCTGGGCTACGGCATCGCCTTCATGGCCTACTGGCTGATCGTGCTCGGCGCGATCATCCTGATCTGGGCCGCCACGCGGCTCAACACCCAGTACATCACCCCGCCGGAGAAGCACTAG
- a CDS encoding HesB/IscA family protein produces MTTAQTTGVTLTDAAAAKAKALLDQEGANNLSLRISVAPGGCAGLRYQLYFDDRNLDGDVSEEFGGVRLVVDRQSVPYLMGAKIDFADTIEQQGFTIDNPNATGSCACGDSFN; encoded by the coding sequence ATGACCACCGCACAGACCACCGGCGTGACCCTCACCGACGCCGCCGCCGCCAAGGCCAAGGCCCTCCTCGACCAGGAAGGCGCCAACAACCTGTCGCTGCGCATCTCCGTCGCCCCGGGCGGCTGCGCGGGCCTGCGCTACCAGCTGTACTTCGACGACCGCAACCTCGACGGCGACGTCTCCGAGGAGTTCGGCGGTGTCCGCCTCGTCGTCGACCGCCAGTCGGTGCCCTACCTGATGGGCGCGAAGATCGACTTCGCCGACACCATCGAGCAGCAGGGCTTCACCATCGACAACCCCAACGCCACCGGCTCCTGCGCCTGCGGCGACTCGTTCAACTGA
- the ctaC gene encoding aa3-type cytochrome oxidase subunit II, which yields MNQRREYGAARKLGLLGALAGGATLLAGCDVNPPENGFFKLLRFGWPMGVTPEAQAMGNFWVWVWVAAWIIGIAVWGLTIYSMIGFTAKKAEKAGKDEFPRQTAYNVPLELVLTVVPILIVMALFFFTVQTQDKVTAMDKEPEVVVDVTGFQWNWKFGYANVSGDLMGGEDYEGRAESQSPEQFFTDEHAGEDAPDQVEYPVHGQSKTDRSYLHFNEVEILGTTEEVPVLVVPVDTAIEFNLASADVIHSFWVPEFLFKRDVFPHPEANKSNRRFQIEEISSAMIESRPVDNPRDGYSNAFVGRCAEMCGTYHAMMNFEVRAVSREAFTEYMQFRLDNPEATNAEALAHIGEEPFAVSTSPFNSGRMDTRDMGDREANTVDLNAAK from the coding sequence GTGAATCAGCGTAGAGAGTACGGAGCCGCCCGTAAGCTCGGCCTGCTCGGCGCCCTTGCCGGCGGCGCGACCCTGCTGGCCGGTTGCGACGTCAACCCGCCGGAAAACGGCTTCTTCAAGCTGCTGCGTTTCGGCTGGCCGATGGGCGTCACCCCGGAGGCGCAGGCCATGGGCAACTTCTGGGTGTGGGTCTGGGTCGCCGCCTGGATCATCGGCATCGCCGTGTGGGGTCTCACCATTTACTCCATGATCGGCTTCACCGCCAAGAAGGCCGAGAAGGCCGGCAAGGACGAGTTCCCCCGCCAGACCGCCTACAACGTCCCCCTCGAGCTGGTCCTGACGGTCGTCCCGATCCTCATCGTCATGGCTCTGTTCTTCTTCACCGTCCAGACCCAGGACAAGGTCACGGCGATGGACAAGGAGCCGGAGGTCGTCGTCGACGTCACCGGTTTCCAGTGGAACTGGAAGTTCGGCTACGCCAACGTCTCCGGTGACCTGATGGGCGGCGAGGACTACGAGGGCCGCGCCGAGAGCCAGAGCCCGGAGCAGTTCTTCACCGACGAGCACGCCGGCGAGGACGCCCCCGACCAGGTCGAGTACCCGGTCCACGGCCAGTCCAAGACCGACCGCTCCTACCTCCACTTCAACGAGGTCGAGATCCTCGGCACCACCGAAGAGGTTCCGGTCCTGGTCGTCCCGGTCGACACCGCCATCGAGTTCAACCTGGCGTCCGCCGACGTCATCCACTCGTTCTGGGTCCCCGAGTTCCTGTTCAAGCGCGACGTCTTCCCGCACCCGGAGGCCAACAAGTCGAACCGCCGCTTCCAGATCGAGGAGATCTCCTCCGCGATGATCGAGTCGCGCCCGGTCGACAACCCGCGTGACGGCTACTCCAACGCCTTCGTCGGCCGCTGCGCCGAGATGTGCGGCACCTACCACGCGATGATGAACTTCGAGGTTCGCGCCGTCTCCCGCGAGGCCTTCACCGAGTACATGCAGTTCCGCCTCGACAACCCGGAGGCCACCAACGCCGAGGCCCTGGCGCACATCGGCGAGGAGCCCTTCGCCGTGTCCACCAGCCCGTTCAACTCCGGCCGCATGGACACCCGCGACATGGGTGACCGCGAGGCCAACACCGTTGACCTGAACGCCGCCAAGTAA
- the asnB gene encoding asparagine synthase (glutamine-hydrolyzing) — protein MCGLLGILTARSDAAELVPAIERALPCMRHRGPDEAGTWNDDDVVFGFNRLSIIDLEHSHQPLVWGPEDQPDRYAMTFNGEIYNYVELRRELSDAGYSFNTSGDGEPIVVGFHHWGADVVKHLRGMFGIAIWDTVEKKLFLARDPFGIKPLYYATTDRGTAFASEKKTILEMAPELGVDDKDVDKRALVHYMDLQYVPEPESLHTGIRRLESGCTATVTPGGEVEQKRYFHPNFPIRPVPKGGEQAVFDRIAEALEDSVAQHMRADVTVGSFLSGGIDSTAIATLAKRHNPNLLTFTTGFERKGFSEVDVAAESAAAIGVEHIVKVVSPEEFAAAIPKIIWYLDDPVADPALVPLYFVAAEARKHVKVVLSGEGADELFGGYTIYKEPLSLAPFDRVPGPLKTGLAKLGDALPEGMRGKSLLQRGTTPLEDRYYGNARSFNWEQLNAVLPWAKREWDHREVTAPIYARSEGMDPVTRMQHLDLFTWLRGDILVKADKITMANSLELRVPFLDREVFKVAETLPVDLRIAEGTTKYALRKAMEQIVPAHVLNRRKLGFPVPIRHWLAGDELRGWAEDVIRESQTDALIDKAQVLRMLEEHHPTERDHSRRLWTILAFMVWHGIFIEDRIKPDIEERDYPVHL, from the coding sequence ATGTGCGGTCTCCTCGGAATTCTCACGGCCCGCTCCGATGCCGCGGAGCTCGTGCCCGCCATCGAGCGTGCGCTGCCCTGCATGCGCCACCGCGGCCCGGATGAAGCGGGCACGTGGAACGACGACGACGTCGTGTTCGGTTTCAACCGCCTGTCGATCATCGACCTGGAGCATTCGCACCAGCCGCTCGTGTGGGGCCCCGAAGACCAGCCGGACCGTTACGCCATGACGTTCAACGGCGAGATCTACAACTACGTGGAACTCCGCCGGGAGCTGTCCGACGCAGGCTATTCCTTCAACACCTCGGGCGACGGAGAGCCCATCGTGGTCGGCTTTCACCACTGGGGCGCCGACGTCGTCAAGCATCTGCGCGGCATGTTCGGCATCGCCATCTGGGACACGGTGGAGAAGAAGCTCTTCCTCGCCCGCGACCCCTTCGGCATCAAGCCGCTGTACTACGCCACCACCGACCGCGGCACCGCCTTCGCATCGGAGAAGAAGACCATTCTCGAAATGGCCCCGGAGCTCGGCGTCGACGACAAGGACGTCGACAAGCGCGCCCTCGTCCATTACATGGACCTGCAGTACGTGCCCGAGCCGGAATCGCTGCACACCGGCATCCGCCGCCTCGAATCCGGTTGCACCGCCACCGTCACCCCGGGCGGCGAAGTCGAGCAGAAGCGCTACTTCCACCCGAACTTCCCCATCCGCCCCGTCCCGAAGGGCGGCGAACAGGCCGTCTTCGACCGCATCGCCGAAGCGCTGGAGGACTCCGTCGCCCAGCACATGCGCGCCGACGTCACCGTCGGGTCCTTCCTGTCGGGCGGCATCGACTCCACCGCCATCGCCACCCTGGCCAAGCGCCACAATCCGAACCTGCTGACCTTCACCACCGGCTTCGAACGCAAGGGCTTCTCCGAAGTCGACGTCGCGGCGGAATCGGCGGCGGCCATCGGCGTGGAGCACATCGTCAAGGTGGTGTCTCCCGAGGAATTCGCCGCGGCGATCCCGAAGATCATCTGGTACCTCGACGACCCGGTGGCCGACCCGGCGCTGGTGCCGCTGTACTTCGTCGCCGCCGAGGCCCGCAAGCACGTCAAGGTCGTCCTGTCCGGCGAGGGCGCCGACGAGCTGTTCGGCGGCTACACCATTTACAAGGAGCCGCTGTCGCTCGCCCCGTTCGACCGTGTGCCCGGCCCGCTGAAGACCGGCCTGGCCAAGCTCGGCGACGCCCTGCCCGAGGGCATGCGCGGCAAGTCCCTGCTGCAGCGCGGCACCACCCCGCTGGAGGACCGCTACTACGGCAACGCCCGCTCCTTCAACTGGGAGCAGCTGAACGCCGTCCTGCCGTGGGCGAAGCGCGAGTGGGACCACCGCGAGGTCACCGCGCCGATTTACGCCCGGTCCGAGGGCATGGATCCGGTCACCCGCATGCAGCACCTGGACCTGTTCACGTGGCTGCGCGGCGACATCCTGGTCAAGGCCGACAAGATCACCATGGCCAACTCTCTGGAGCTGCGCGTGCCGTTCCTCGACCGGGAGGTGTTCAAGGTCGCCGAAACCCTGCCGGTGGATCTGCGGATCGCCGAGGGCACGACGAAGTACGCGTTGCGCAAGGCGATGGAGCAGATCGTGCCGGCGCATGTGCTCAACCGCCGCAAGTTGGGCTTCCCGGTGCCGATCCGCCATTGGCTCGCCGGCGACGAGCTGCGCGGGTGGGCGGAGGACGTCATCCGCGAGTCGCAGACCGACGCGTTGATCGACAAGGCGCAGGTGCTGCGGATGCTCGAGGAGCACCACCCCACCGAGCGCGATCACTCGCGTCGCCTGTGGACGATTCTTGCGTTCATGGTGTGGCACGGCATCTTCATCGAGGACCGCATCAAGCCGGACATCGAGGAGCGCGACTACCCCGTGCACCTCTAG
- a CDS encoding MerR family DNA-binding transcriptional regulator encodes MHIGDLARAAGCSTRAIRNYHAAGVLPEPPRDGSGYRVYRIPDIAEVLRIRALVDAGLPLRAIASLPVADETARRSLIREAMGSIDMRITELERQRQRLQAMHDGVFGVPSDIRGAVSDVFLGAMHESADDDCPVALEDLREVAAAEVASLELMAFAGVATEATWTLLRRNLLDESRCRASQRGARAWVALADVSVKHLDDPRDKARRLADEAVPAVWAGSKAPL; translated from the coding sequence ATGCACATCGGAGACCTTGCCCGCGCCGCGGGCTGTTCCACCCGGGCCATCAGGAATTACCATGCCGCCGGCGTGCTTCCCGAGCCCCCTCGCGATGGGTCGGGCTACCGGGTCTATCGCATTCCCGACATCGCCGAGGTGTTGCGGATCCGGGCGCTGGTGGACGCCGGCCTGCCGCTGCGGGCCATCGCGAGTCTTCCGGTAGCGGATGAGACGGCGCGTCGTTCGCTCATACGTGAGGCAATGGGGTCCATCGACATGCGCATCACCGAGTTGGAGCGTCAGCGGCAACGTCTGCAGGCCATGCACGACGGAGTGTTCGGGGTGCCGTCGGACATACGCGGGGCAGTCTCGGATGTTTTCCTGGGTGCAATGCACGAGAGTGCCGACGACGATTGTCCGGTTGCGCTGGAGGATTTGCGGGAGGTCGCCGCAGCGGAGGTCGCTTCTCTCGAACTCATGGCTTTTGCGGGAGTCGCAACGGAAGCGACATGGACGCTCCTGCGGCGCAATTTGCTCGATGAGTCGCGGTGCCGCGCATCCCAGCGGGGAGCGCGTGCCTGGGTCGCGCTCGCCGACGTATCCGTGAAGCACCTGGACGATCCCCGAGACAAGGCCCGGCGGCTTGCCGACGAGGCGGTGCCCGCGGTTTGGGCCGGATCCAAGGCTCCGTTGTGA
- a CDS encoding adenosylcobinamide-GDP ribazoletransferase: MSGKAGPSEGASLEGDRSQHGNALAEGVGTAFSWLTVVPVRDAKVFDRITGRRALTAAPLTGLVPGLGAVLVAWAVTGLAWLFGGGATGVFPSWVRGLDDAGPSSASPSVLGPAGDPAGAIGFGADAGSAEAAAKAAAVAAATSPLTAVLAGVLAVCAAELLTRAMHVDGLADVADALGSYRDPEGAREILRASDTGPMGSAAVALTLVAQAAAMSILVHGFATALFPAPWILGASVDPVRVGAAAAVIVLPFIIGRAVATTGCHRSLPPMSPTGFGGLVAATQSTWVLVAWWVPLMIVAGVLAGVGGVLACIAAVVFAFGFGRLAVRRLGGVNGDVLGAMVQLTTLIVAVLLALN, from the coding sequence GTGTCGGGTAAGGCGGGGCCGTCCGAGGGCGCGTCCCTCGAGGGCGACCGTTCACAGCACGGCAACGCGTTGGCGGAGGGCGTCGGCACGGCGTTTTCCTGGTTGACCGTCGTGCCCGTGCGCGACGCGAAGGTGTTCGATCGCATCACCGGCCGGCGCGCGTTGACCGCGGCTCCCCTGACGGGGCTCGTGCCGGGGTTGGGTGCGGTGCTGGTGGCGTGGGCGGTGACCGGCTTGGCGTGGCTGTTCGGGGGCGGTGCGACAGGGGTGTTTCCTTCCTGGGTCCGGGGGCTTGACGACGCCGGCCCGTCCTCCGCTTCGCCCTCCGTGTTGGGCCCGGCCGGCGATCCCGCGGGGGCGATCGGATTCGGGGCGGACGCGGGATCGGCGGAGGCTGCGGCGAAGGCGGCGGCTGTCGCGGCGGCGACGTCACCGTTGACTGCGGTGCTCGCGGGCGTGCTGGCGGTGTGCGCGGCCGAGCTGTTGACGCGGGCGATGCACGTCGATGGCCTCGCCGACGTCGCCGATGCCCTGGGGTCCTACCGCGATCCGGAGGGCGCGCGGGAGATCCTGCGTGCCTCCGACACCGGGCCGATGGGGTCGGCTGCGGTGGCGCTCACGCTGGTCGCGCAGGCTGCGGCGATGTCGATCCTGGTCCACGGTTTCGCCACGGCGTTGTTTCCGGCGCCGTGGATTCTCGGCGCGTCGGTCGACCCGGTGCGGGTGGGCGCGGCTGCGGCGGTGATCGTGTTGCCGTTCATCATCGGGCGTGCGGTGGCGACGACCGGGTGCCACCGCAGCCTGCCCCCGATGTCGCCGACGGGGTTCGGTGGGCTCGTCGCGGCGACGCAGTCGACGTGGGTGCTCGTCGCGTGGTGGGTGCCGCTGATGATCGTCGCCGGGGTCCTCGCCGGCGTCGGCGGGGTGCTGGCCTGCATCGCCGCGGTGGTCTTCGCCTTCGGTTTCGGTCGGTTGGCGGTCCGGCGGCTCGGCGGCGTCAACGGCGATGTGCTGGGCGCGATGGTGCAGTTGACCACGCTCATCGTCGCCGTGTTGCTGGCGCTGAACTGA